The window CCAGTTTCAGCTTAACGGATACCCGCTACCAGAACATCAAAACGTCTCAAGTGCTGGCGATGGGGATGTCGCAGTTCATCGATGAAATTCCTTTACCAGCAGTACCACTGGAGTTGTCCCTGATCACTCCACAGTTGTGGCAGGGTAAGTCCTACCTCAACAACGCTTTTACTTTAGGCAATCTGAAAACCCAGCGCCGCCAGAAGCCTTTCGGCATCATTCACCTAGCTACCCACGCTCACTTTAAACCTGGGGCACCGAGTAATTCTTACATTCAGCTAGGAAACGGTAAGCTATCGCTCAACCAACTGCGGCAATTAGGTTGGAATAACCCGCCTGTGGAGTTATTGGTACTGAGTGCCTGTCGCACGGCACTGGGCGATCGGGAGGCGGAATTGGGCTTTGGGGGGTTAGCGGTGCAAGCGGGCGTTAAGTCAGCTTTAGGGAGTGTGTGGAACATCAGTGATGAAGGCACGTTAGGACTGATGACCGAGTTTTATCAGCAGTTGAAGACAGCACCAAGTAAATCTGAGGCGCTGCGGCAGGCACAACTGGCGATGCTCAAGGGAAAAGTTCGCGTGACGGGTGGGGTGTTACAAACTACAGGAGAGAATGTGCCTCTGCCACCGGAACTGGCAAAGCTGGGAGATGTAGATTTCTCTCATCCCAATTACTGGTCTGGATTCACAATGATTGGTAGTCCTTGGTAGTTAGGGGGTTGGGAATTGTGGTCATCAAATTTTATCAGCGACTCACCTTAGTTTCACTCACTTTATTTTTAGAGCTAGCGACTAGTGGTATCTTGCCTGCCAGGGCAAAATATCAATACCCTGAGCAACTGCAAAATCTTGCCCCGCATGGCGAACTTGTCGCGCAACGCCGCGCCCGCCTTCGCTTCAAAGTACCCAATATTAGACCGTCTCGAAATCTCTCCGGGGCGGCAGCACGAGGAGGTAACTGTAGCTCTGATGGAGTTAAAAACTTACAGATAAAGGCGTTGCTACCTAATAGCAGCATCGGCTTAACTACTTCTGAAAAACCAACCTTCTTTTTTCAGATTTCTCCTACTTCTATAAAGGAAGCAAAGTTTCTTTTGCTTAATGCCCAAGGTAACACTATTCTTTATAAGAAAACTTTCCCACTAACTCATACAGGGGGAGTTATGAGCTTTACTCTTCCTGCTGATGCGGAGGCATTAGAAGTTGGTCAAGAATATACTTGGGAATTGGCAGTACTGTGTGACCCTGACGACCAAAGAGGGAATCCATCTATACAGGGGTCAATTAAACGAATTGAACCTAGTCAAAAACTTGCAAACGATCTAGGAAATACACCTTTACAAGAACGCACAAAGCTTTACGCTAATGAAGGTATTTGGTACGATAGCCTCAACACTCTAGCTGATTTGCGATTGGCTAATCCTAACGATCCAACTCTAGCGAATGATTGGAAAGAGTTGTTAGATTATGCAGGTCTGAGCAGTATTGATCGAGAACCTTTACTTCAGTGTTGTACAGCTTCTGGCAATACATCACCATAGATGACGGACATAATCCCAGGCAGGTAAAATTGTCTCATTGGAATGCCATTGGTAAGATGGGTTTTCTGGCGAACGATTAACATAGATGAAATGCTGTAAGCTTGGCACTATTTCGTCCTGATGGTGTCAGTCTTAAAGGATGTCTCAAAAGCGGGCTTTCTGAGGAGGTGCGAGACTATGACACAAGCTATTTCAAAACTCCTGACATTTGATGAGTTCGTCGCTCGATATGGAGATAATGAGCGATACGAATTGATTGATGGGGAACTGATTGATATGGAACCAACTGGCCCTCATGAAGAGGTAGCGGCTTTTGTCCTGCGGAAAGTTAATGTTGAGATAGATCGGCTGAGTGTCCGGTGGTTTACACCTGCCCGTTGTTTAATCAAACCTTTGGGAACTTCAACAGGTTTCCGTCCTGATGTAGTGGTACTGGATAAAGCCGCTATCGCCAACGAACCTTTGTGGCAGGATGAACCTGTAATCACGTTAGGAACTTCTGTCAAACTGGTGGTCGAAGTCGTCAGTACTAACTGGCAAAATGACTACGCACGAAAAGTGGAAGATTACAGCACAATGGGTATCCCTGAATACTGGGTTGTTGATTATTTGGGCTTAGGGGGTCGGGATTATATTGGTAATCCAAAGCAGCCGACAATATCAATTTACCTATTATCAGCTAGTGGGAATCAGTACCAGAAGCCTTGTCAATTTCGGGGCAGCGATTACATTATCTCCCCTACATTCAAGGAGTTACAGCTAACGGCTGAACAGGTTTTTGCAGCAGGGAATTACTCTGGCTGACTTTCGATTTGGGCGATCGCATCTTTAGGCTCCACATCACCATAGAGGACGGACATAATCCCCGGCAGGTATGCGTCCATCATCATGACGTTGGAATAAACTAAGCGTTTAATTAGTGCTGAACTGAGACTGTCGCCTTCAACGTCAATACTGGTTTTGTAGCGAATTTCTCCGTCTTCAAAGTCCATTTCAAAGTTGCCGATAATCATGCCTGAATTGGCTCTAGTCAAGAATTCTGCTAGAGCCTGCCGCTTGGAGTCTGGGGCATTGATGGGGCAAACGGAGTAAAAGACAAATTGCTCTTGGTCATCTCTGGCTTTGGCATAGCAAGTCCATTTTCCATTGTCGCCTTGGAAAACCATCTGCAACAGTGGTTCTCCTTCAATCTGGACGAAGGGCCAGTCATCCTCTTCAAAGAAGTTGACGATTTCCTCAAAAAATTGTCTGTCTGTAGCGGGGGATTTCAACCCTGCCTCTAGTGCCTCTTGCAAGATGCTTGGTACGCTCTTCGTTAACCCGTTCAGACTGGTATCAGCCACTTGGTTGAAGTAATGGGTCATTTCCTCAACTATCTGGGAAGTGGCTTCTTGTGTCACAGCAGGCAGATTGGCTTCTATCGACTCTTTGAAGAAGTTGGCTAGAGCATCATTCATTTGGTCGCTGGAACCGGAAGTGGCGGCTTGGACAAAAGCCGATGCAGTAATATCAGCCCAGAGGGTACGGTAGCCTGTCTTACCGGACTCCTGTTGTTGCTTGACGGATAGT is drawn from Microcoleus sp. AS-A8 and contains these coding sequences:
- a CDS encoding YbjN domain-containing protein — translated: MSAKTEHCHLDSELTLHDRTTTPLTVRTVALTLIKQDDEVIECRLTFQVNPQLYQRIETEALFNLKPEVRRPLSAGNFLPEPDIEIEIGLQPNLLPQPIERAADANVAATYILNLSQEQPDNPLLSTESWLALSVKQQQESGKTGYRTLWADITASAFVQAATSGSSDQMNDALANFFKESIEANLPAVTQEATSQIVEEMTHYFNQVADTSLNGLTKSVPSILQEALEAGLKSPATDRQFFEEIVNFFEEDDWPFVQIEGEPLLQMVFQGDNGKWTCYAKARDDQEQFVFYSVCPINAPDSKRQALAEFLTRANSGMIIGNFEMDFEDGEIRYKTSIDVEGDSLSSALIKRLVYSNVMMMDAYLPGIMSVLYGDVEPKDAIAQIESQPE
- a CDS encoding DUF928 domain-containing protein, encoding MVIKFYQRLTLVSLTLFLELATSGILPARAKYQYPEQLQNLAPHGELVAQRRARLRFKVPNIRPSRNLSGAAARGGNCSSDGVKNLQIKALLPNSSIGLTTSEKPTFFFQISPTSIKEAKFLLLNAQGNTILYKKTFPLTHTGGVMSFTLPADAEALEVGQEYTWELAVLCDPDDQRGNPSIQGSIKRIEPSQKLANDLGNTPLQERTKLYANEGIWYDSLNTLADLRLANPNDPTLANDWKELLDYAGLSSIDREPLLQCCTASGNTSP
- a CDS encoding Uma2 family endonuclease, whose product is MTQAISKLLTFDEFVARYGDNERYELIDGELIDMEPTGPHEEVAAFVLRKVNVEIDRLSVRWFTPARCLIKPLGTSTGFRPDVVVLDKAAIANEPLWQDEPVITLGTSVKLVVEVVSTNWQNDYARKVEDYSTMGIPEYWVVDYLGLGGRDYIGNPKQPTISIYLLSASGNQYQKPCQFRGSDYIISPTFKELQLTAEQVFAAGNYSG